From a region of the Palaeococcus ferrophilus DSM 13482 genome:
- a CDS encoding CBS domain-containing protein: protein MVILPRPFDPRDIKRIRKELGITQEELAERAGVTQAYIAKLENGRVDPRLSTFNKILQALIECKKGRLKAKNLMSSPIVAVKPYDPVEKVIRFMKEHNISQVPVISGKRVVGGITDRSLVRKSLEMEDIYGRKVMEVMDEPFPIVNEEDDVEIVKYLLEEHPAVIVQNREGSPVGIITRSDLFKLAR, encoded by the coding sequence ATGGTAATACTTCCAAGGCCCTTTGACCCGAGGGATATAAAACGCATCCGAAAGGAACTCGGGATAACCCAGGAGGAGCTCGCCGAGAGAGCCGGGGTCACCCAGGCGTACATAGCCAAGTTAGAGAACGGGAGGGTTGACCCGAGGCTCTCCACGTTCAACAAAATCCTGCAGGCGCTCATAGAATGCAAGAAGGGCCGCCTGAAGGCCAAAAACCTCATGTCCAGCCCGATAGTGGCCGTGAAGCCCTACGACCCGGTGGAAAAGGTAATACGCTTCATGAAGGAGCACAACATCTCACAGGTGCCCGTCATAAGCGGTAAGCGCGTTGTCGGCGGCATAACCGACCGCTCCCTCGTCAGGAAGAGCCTTGAGATGGAGGACATCTACGGGAGGAAAGTCATGGAGGTCATGGACGAGCCGTTTCCCATAGTCAACGAGGAGGACGACGTTGAGATAGTGAAGTACCTCCTCGAGGAGCATCCCGCGGTCATAGTGCAGAACCGCGAAG